The nucleotide sequence ATTTCTTCCTCTGAACTTCATAATGTATAATAAAATTATCAGGCAATTTTTTTATTGCATTATTATACTGCAATATTTTCAGATTTACTTCCTCTTCAGTAAAAAAATCCAGGTCGTGATTTCTTACTTTCAATGTTACCTGAAAACCCATATTTTTATTGACAAGAATAAAGTCATTGAGAAGAAAGTCCCACGGAATATGATAAACAAATGAATTTTTGTAGTTATCAAGTGTTTTTCCCATTTTTTCCCTTTCTATCTTTCCATTTCTTTATCATCATTTATTTTAAGATTTTTATTCTTTTCTTTTTTATTTTCTAATTCACTTTTCTTATTCTGATTCTCTTTAATATTTTCTTTTATTTCTTCTCTTTTTAGAACTTTACTTAAAATCTCTCCTCTTTCAATTAATACAAACTTTTCTTCATTATCTTTTGATATTTTTGTTATAAATAATACTTTATTTGACGACAATTCTTTTTGTGCCGCTACAAAATCTTTAAATTCCAATCCTGTTTTTTCTCTAATCTTCTTTGAATCAAGATACACCAAATCTCCTAGATTTTCTTTATATGTGTTATAAATTAATTTTGCATCAGCTGACAATGCCGAAACTTTTTCATCCTTCGCTTTTTCTGTTTCCTGTATTTTGGAATTTTTTTCTTTCTGCTTTTTTTCATAATCATTTTTAAACTCAATTGACTTATCTTTATCAGTAAAGTATTTTATTTTATTGATTTCAAATATAGAGCCGTCATAATTTATTTTTTCTTCTGTTGATTGATGAAAAAATATTTTATTTTCTTTTATTAATTCCTTAAATGCCTCATTAAATTTTTCCTCATCCTTTATTTTCAATTTTTCCATTATCTTGTTTCTGCTTAACGTAGTATATCCAACTTCGTTATCTGTTCTTTCTTCTAAAAACTTCATAATTTGTTCTTTCATTTCTGTTGTTTTCCTTTCAATAGCTTTTTGCCTTTTATTTTTATTTTTAATATCTATTTTACGGATTTAAATATCTTTCAGTCTTGTAATGCTCTATTATCAGTTCCAATGTCATCGGATCTTTTACAGACATAACTGCACACAAAATATATATTACCGTTGCTGGCACAAAAATTATCCAGTGCTTGAATATCAGGAATATAATTCCTGTAAGTAATACCAATGCTACAAAAATTTTGTATGGCAGTCCCATTATCATTTTTACATCCAGTAAAGACTTGTAGACTTTTAGTTTCATTATCCTACCTCCTCAATTTCATATTCCTTTGTCTTTTTGTTAAAACCGTTTACTTTAATTATCTTGTTTACTTTTCTTACAGTTTTGCCATTTTCATTTGTCCTTATAATATTTACAATCACATCAACTGAACGTCCTATAAGTGGCTGTCTTGGATTCCTGTCTACTTCCATAAGCAGTTCCTCTAGCCTTTCCAAAGTTTCCTCTGCACCATCTGAGTGTACTGTTGTAAATCCTCCACTATGCCCAGTATTCCAGTTTTTAAGTATCTCCTCAGCTTCCTTTCCATACCTAAGCTCTCCCTGAATAATTCTGTCAGGTCTGTGCCTAAGTGCATCCTTTGACAGTTCCAATGCTGAAACATCCTCAGTTACAAATAATCTTAGTACATTTTCCTTATCGCAAATAATTTCCTCAACTTCCTCAATAATATATATCCTCTCAACTGTATTTTTGATTCTATCAACTTCCTTAAGATAATCTACAAGAGCATTAGTAAATGTTGTCTTTCCTGTACCAGTTCCACCTGATACAACTATATTCTTTTTATTCAAAATAGCTTCTGTAAGAAAATTTTTCTGAAATTCTGTAATTGAACCCATTGCTAAATAATCATCGAGTGTAAATATTTTTTTAGGCCTTTTCCTTATTGTAAATACTGGAATCCCTTTAGTAATTCCTTTTGCAGCTCCCTGAAATCTGTCAGAATTTGGCAAATTTCCAGAAAGTCTCGGATTCT is from Leptotrichia trevisanii DSM 22070 and encodes:
- a CDS encoding ATPase, T2SS/T4P/T4SS family encodes the protein MTESEKYELQKKAQIDFVNERLSALKEYMENDDITEIMLNPGGYIWVESYEKGMYKTKTYLNEMEGYKIIQVLASYNSKIISEKNPRLSGNLPNSDRFQGAAKGITKGIPVFTIRKRPKKIFTLDDYLAMGSITEFQKNFLTEAILNKKNIVVSGGTGTGKTTFTNALVDYLKEVDRIKNTVERIYIIEEVEEIICDKENVLRLFVTEDVSALELSKDALRHRPDRIIQGELRYGKEAEEILKNWNTGHSGGFTTVHSDGAEETLERLEELLMEVDRNPRQPLIGRSVDVIVNIIRTNENGKTVRKVNKIIKVNGFNKKTKEYEIEEVG
- a CDS encoding VirB3 family type IV secretion system protein; the protein is MKLKVYKSLLDVKMIMGLPYKIFVALVLLTGIIFLIFKHWIIFVPATVIYILCAVMSVKDPMTLELIIEHYKTERYLNP